A part of Streptomyces sp. DSM 40750 genomic DNA contains:
- a CDS encoding DUF948 domain-containing protein: MSGGEVAGILVAVFWAILVSFLAVALARLAQTLKATTKLVADVTDQAVPLLADASTAVRSAQTQIERVDAIASDVQEVTSNASALSTTVASTFGGPLVKVAAFGYGVRRAMGGRTEGEPAKEQRRTVIVGRTVPGTRRSKRNTRGKKD; the protein is encoded by the coding sequence GTGTCCGGTGGAGAGGTGGCCGGGATCCTGGTGGCCGTCTTCTGGGCGATCCTGGTCTCCTTCCTCGCCGTCGCGCTGGCGAGGCTGGCCCAGACGCTCAAGGCGACCACCAAGCTCGTCGCGGATGTGACCGACCAGGCCGTCCCCCTCCTCGCCGACGCGTCCACCGCAGTCCGCTCCGCGCAGACGCAGATCGAACGGGTCGACGCCATCGCGTCCGACGTCCAGGAGGTCACGTCGAACGCCTCGGCGCTCTCCACGACCGTCGCGTCCACCTTCGGCGGCCCCCTCGTCAAGGTCGCCGCCTTCGGCTACGGCGTACGCCGGGCCATGGGCGGCCGCACGGAGGGCGAGCCCGCCAAGGAGCAGCGTCGTACCGTGATCGTGGGACGCACCGTTCCGGGCACGCGCCGGAGCAAGCGCAACACCCGTGGAAAGAAGGACTGA
- the rpsD gene encoding 30S ribosomal protein S4, with amino-acid sequence MANQSRPKVKKSRALGIALTPKAVKYFEARPYPPGEHGRGRKQNSDYKVRLLEKQRLRAQYDVSERQLVRAYERASKVQGKTGEALIIELERRLDALVLRSGIARTIYQARQMVVHGHIEVNGHKVDKPSFRVKPDDVVMVRERSRQKPLFEVAREGGFAADGETPRYLQVNLKALAFRLDREPNRKEVPVICDEQLVVEYYAR; translated from the coding sequence GTGGCGAACCAGTCCCGCCCCAAGGTCAAGAAGTCGCGTGCCCTCGGCATCGCGCTGACCCCGAAGGCCGTCAAGTACTTCGAGGCCCGCCCCTACCCGCCGGGTGAGCACGGCCGCGGCCGCAAGCAGAACTCGGACTACAAGGTCCGTCTGCTCGAGAAGCAGCGTCTGCGCGCGCAGTACGACGTGTCCGAGCGCCAGCTCGTCCGCGCCTACGAGCGTGCCTCCAAGGTCCAGGGCAAGACCGGTGAGGCCCTGATCATCGAGCTCGAGCGTCGTCTCGACGCGCTGGTCCTGCGTTCGGGCATCGCCCGCACGATCTACCAGGCCCGCCAGATGGTCGTCCACGGCCACATCGAGGTCAACGGCCACAAGGTCGACAAGCCGTCCTTCCGCGTCAAGCCGGACGACGTCGTCATGGTCCGTGAGCGCAGCCGCCAGAAGCCGCTGTTCGAGGTCGCCCGTGAGGGTGGCTTCGCCGCGGACGGTGAGACCCCGCGCTACCTGCAGGTGAACCTCAAGGCCCTGGCGTTCCGCCTGGACCGCGAGCCCAACCGCAAGGAAGTCCCGGTCATCTGCGACGAGCAGCTCGTCGTCGAGTACTACGCCCGCTGA
- a CDS encoding replication-associated recombination protein A has product MEPDLFTAAAEERQEKDPAASPLAVRMRPRTLDEVVGQQHLLKPGSPLRRLVGESGGGPAGPSSVILWGPPGTGKTTLAYVVSKATNKRFVELSAITAGVKEVRAVIEGARRATGGFGKETVLFLDEIHRFSKAQQDSLLPAVENRWVTLIAATTENPYFSVISPLLSRSLLLTLEPLTDDDLRGLLKRALTDERGLKGAVTLPDDTEAHLLRIAGGDARRALTALEAAAGAALDKGEQEIGLQTLEETVDRAAVKYDRDGDQHYDVASALIKSIRGSDVDAALHYLARMIEAGEDPRFIARRLMISASEDIGLADPNALPIAVAAAQAVAMIGFPEAALTLSHATIALALAPKSNAATMAIGAAMEDVRKGLAGPVPPHLRDGHYKGAAKLGHAQGYVYPHDLPEGIAAQQYAPDAIKERKYYTPTRHGTEARYADAVEWTRKRLGRKQS; this is encoded by the coding sequence GTGGAGCCCGATCTGTTCACCGCCGCCGCAGAAGAACGCCAGGAGAAGGACCCTGCCGCCAGCCCCCTGGCCGTACGGATGCGTCCGCGCACCCTCGACGAGGTCGTGGGCCAGCAGCATCTGCTGAAGCCCGGCTCACCCCTGCGCAGACTGGTCGGCGAGTCCGGCGGCGGCCCGGCCGGCCCCTCCTCGGTGATCCTCTGGGGCCCGCCCGGTACGGGCAAGACGACCCTGGCGTACGTCGTCTCCAAGGCAACCAACAAGCGCTTCGTGGAGCTCTCCGCGATCACCGCCGGCGTCAAGGAGGTCCGCGCGGTCATCGAGGGCGCCCGCCGCGCCACCGGCGGCTTCGGCAAGGAGACCGTCCTCTTCCTCGACGAGATCCACCGCTTCAGCAAGGCCCAGCAGGACTCCCTGCTCCCGGCCGTCGAGAACCGCTGGGTCACGCTGATCGCGGCGACGACGGAGAACCCGTACTTCTCGGTGATCTCCCCCCTGCTCTCCCGCTCCCTGCTCCTCACCCTCGAACCGCTCACCGACGACGACCTGCGCGGCCTCCTCAAGCGCGCGCTGACCGACGAGCGCGGCCTCAAGGGCGCCGTCACCCTCCCCGACGACACCGAAGCCCACCTCCTGCGGATCGCCGGCGGCGACGCCCGCCGCGCCCTGACCGCCCTGGAGGCCGCGGCCGGCGCCGCCCTCGACAAGGGGGAGCAGGAGATCGGGCTCCAAACCCTGGAGGAGACCGTCGACCGCGCCGCCGTGAAGTACGACCGCGACGGCGACCAGCACTACGACGTGGCCAGCGCCCTCATCAAGTCCATCCGCGGCTCCGACGTCGACGCCGCGCTGCACTACCTGGCCCGGATGATCGAGGCAGGCGAGGACCCCCGGTTCATCGCCCGCCGCCTGATGATCTCCGCCAGCGAGGACATCGGCCTGGCCGACCCGAACGCGCTGCCGATAGCCGTCGCGGCCGCCCAGGCCGTCGCCATGATCGGCTTCCCCGAGGCGGCGCTCACCCTCAGCCACGCCACCATCGCCCTGGCTCTGGCCCCGAAGTCGAACGCCGCGACGATGGCCATCGGCGCCGCCATGGAGGACGTACGCAAGGGCCTGGCCGGTCCCGTGCCCCCGCATCTGCGGGACGGGCACTACAAGGGCGCGGCCAAGCTGGGGCACGCCCAGGGGTATGTGTACCCGCACGACCTGCCCGAGGGGATCGCCGCCCAGCAGTACGCACCGGACGCGATCAAGGAGCGGAAGTACTACACACCGACCAGGCACGGAACGGAGGCCCGGTACGCCGACGCGGTGGAGTGGACCAGGAAGCGCCTCGGTCGGAAGCAGTCCTGA
- a CDS encoding vitamin K epoxide reductase family protein, producing the protein MSKTTVKNVSSTEREPTAAPRTVGGSRAFAILLLITGAAGLLASWVITLDKFKLLEDPNFTPGCSLNPVVSCGNIMKSDQASAFGFPNPMLGLAAYGIVICVGMSLLGRASFPRWYWLTFNAGTLFGVGFVTWLQYQSLYNINSLCLWCCLAWVATILMFWYVTSFNIRNGFLPAPGWLKGFFGEFTWVLPVMHIGVIGMLILTRWWDFWTS; encoded by the coding sequence ATGAGCAAGACGACAGTCAAGAACGTCTCCTCCACGGAGCGGGAGCCCACCGCGGCTCCACGCACGGTGGGCGGCAGTCGTGCCTTCGCGATCCTGCTGCTGATCACCGGCGCGGCAGGCCTGCTCGCCTCCTGGGTCATCACGCTCGACAAGTTCAAACTGCTCGAAGACCCCAACTTCACCCCCGGGTGCAGCCTCAACCCGGTGGTCTCCTGCGGCAACATCATGAAGAGCGACCAGGCCTCCGCCTTCGGGTTCCCCAACCCGATGCTCGGCCTCGCCGCGTACGGCATCGTCATCTGCGTCGGCATGAGCCTGCTCGGCCGGGCGTCCTTCCCGCGCTGGTACTGGCTGACCTTCAACGCGGGCACCCTCTTCGGCGTCGGCTTCGTGACCTGGCTGCAGTACCAGTCGCTGTACAACATCAACTCGCTCTGCCTGTGGTGCTGCCTGGCCTGGGTCGCCACGATCCTGATGTTCTGGTACGTCACGTCCTTCAACATCCGCAACGGCTTCCTGCCCGCGCCCGGCTGGCTGAAGGGTTTCTTCGGCGAGTTCACCTGGGTGCTGCCCGTGATGCACATCGGCGTCATCGGCATGCTGATCCTGACCCGCTGGTGGGACTTCTGGACCAGCTGA
- the hisS gene encoding histidine--tRNA ligase, which translates to MSTFQAPKGTYDLLPPDSAKFLAVREAIAAPLRNSGYGYIETPGFENVELFARGVGESTDIVTKEMYAFETKGGTKLALRPEGTASVLRAALEANLHKAGNLPVKLWYSGSYYRYERPQKGRYRHFSQVGAEAIGAEDPALDAELIILADQAYRSLGLRNFRILLNSLGDKECRPVYRAALQEFLRGLDLDEDTLRRAEINPLRVLDDKRESVQKQLGDAPLLRDYLCDACKAYHEEVRELITAAGVSFEDDPKLVRGLDYYTRTTFEFVHDGLGSQSAVGGGGRYDGLSEMIGGPALPSVGWALGVDRTVLALEAEGIELELPAATSVFAVPLGEEARRLLFAKVTELRKVGIAADFSYGGKGLKGAMKNANRSGARYAIVAGERDLAEGVVQLKDMESGEQAAIGVNEIVAELEARLG; encoded by the coding sequence GTGAGCACCTTTCAGGCCCCCAAGGGCACGTACGACCTGCTGCCCCCCGACAGCGCCAAGTTCCTGGCCGTCCGCGAGGCCATCGCCGCGCCGCTGCGCAACTCCGGCTACGGCTACATCGAGACACCCGGCTTCGAGAACGTCGAGCTGTTCGCGCGCGGTGTCGGTGAGTCCACCGACATCGTGACCAAGGAGATGTACGCCTTCGAGACCAAGGGCGGCACCAAGCTCGCCCTGCGTCCCGAAGGCACCGCCTCCGTGCTGCGCGCGGCCCTCGAAGCCAACCTGCACAAGGCGGGCAACCTCCCGGTCAAGCTCTGGTACTCCGGCTCGTACTACCGCTACGAGCGCCCCCAGAAGGGCCGCTACAGGCACTTCTCCCAGGTGGGCGCCGAAGCGATCGGCGCCGAAGACCCGGCCCTGGACGCCGAGTTGATCATCCTGGCGGACCAGGCGTACCGCTCGCTGGGGCTGCGGAACTTCCGCATACTGCTGAACAGCCTGGGCGACAAGGAGTGCCGTCCCGTCTACCGGGCCGCCCTGCAGGAGTTCCTGCGCGGCCTGGACCTGGACGAGGACACGCTCCGCCGCGCGGAGATCAACCCGCTGCGGGTCCTCGACGACAAGCGCGAGTCGGTCCAGAAGCAGCTCGGGGACGCCCCACTCCTGCGCGACTACCTGTGCGACGCGTGCAAGGCGTACCACGAGGAGGTGCGCGAGCTGATCACGGCTGCGGGCGTCTCCTTCGAGGACGACCCGAAACTGGTACGCGGCCTGGACTACTACACCCGTACGACCTTCGAGTTCGTCCACGACGGACTCGGCTCCCAGTCCGCGGTGGGCGGCGGCGGCCGCTACGACGGCCTGTCCGAGATGATCGGCGGCCCGGCGCTGCCTTCGGTCGGCTGGGCCCTTGGTGTCGACCGTACGGTGCTGGCCCTGGAGGCGGAGGGCATCGAGCTCGAACTCCCCGCCGCCACCAGCGTGTTCGCCGTCCCACTCGGCGAGGAGGCCCGCCGCCTGCTCTTCGCCAAGGTCACAGAGTTGCGCAAGGTGGGCATCGCGGCCGACTTCTCGTACGGCGGGAAGGGCCTGAAAGGCGCGATGAAGAACGCCAACCGGAGCGGGGCGCGGTACGCGATCGTGGCCGGGGAGCGCGACCTCGCCGAGGGCGTCGTCCAGCTCAAGGACATGGAGTCGGGCGAGCAGGCCGCCATCGGCGTGAACGAGATCGTCGCCGAGCTGGAGGCCCGGCTGGGCTGA
- a CDS encoding MBL fold metallo-hydrolase, whose product MLIAGFPAGAWGTNCYLVAPAAGEECVIIDPGHQATQGVEETLKKHRLKPVAVVLTHGHIDHVASVVPVCGAHDVPAWIHPQDRYMMSDPEKALGRSIGMPLMGELTVGEPDDVKELTDGAELKLAGLELSVAHAPGHTKGSVTFRMPENTEIPSVFFSGDLLFAGSIGRTDLPGGDMAEMLDSLARVCLPLDDSTVVLSGHGPQTTIGQERAANPYLRQVAAEGHQDRGAPEAPRRGM is encoded by the coding sequence GTGCTCATTGCCGGGTTCCCCGCCGGGGCCTGGGGGACCAACTGTTATCTGGTCGCCCCCGCCGCCGGTGAGGAGTGCGTGATCATCGACCCGGGCCACCAGGCCACCCAGGGAGTCGAGGAGACGCTGAAGAAGCATCGGCTCAAGCCCGTCGCCGTCGTCCTCACCCACGGTCACATCGACCACGTGGCCTCGGTCGTCCCGGTGTGCGGCGCGCACGACGTACCGGCGTGGATCCACCCCCAGGACCGGTACATGATGAGCGACCCCGAGAAGGCGCTCGGCCGTTCCATCGGCATGCCGCTCATGGGCGAGCTGACCGTGGGGGAGCCGGACGACGTCAAGGAGCTGACCGACGGCGCCGAGCTGAAGCTGGCCGGTCTGGAGCTGTCCGTCGCGCACGCGCCCGGCCATACCAAGGGGTCGGTGACCTTCCGGATGCCCGAGAACACGGAGATCCCCTCCGTGTTCTTCTCCGGGGATCTGCTCTTCGCCGGCTCCATCGGACGCACCGACCTGCCCGGCGGTGACATGGCCGAGATGCTCGACTCGCTGGCCCGCGTGTGCCTGCCGCTCGACGACTCGACCGTGGTGCTGTCCGGCCACGGCCCCCAGACGACCATCGGCCAGGAGCGCGCCGCCAACCCGTATCTGCGGCAAGTGGCGGCCGAAGGCCACCAGGATCGCGGCGCCCCCGAGGCTCCCCGACGAGGAATGTGA
- a CDS encoding peptidylprolyl isomerase, with translation MVSQEQRRRQLAREKFLRQQQRRTSARRQARVRNAVIASVLGVILVGSVALYTTDVLKGDDKKDNASAEVTPSASPSKAPDPCEKAAEGKVKELTFKKEPAITVDKAAKYTMDLQTTCGSIPITMDAAKAPHTVNSFNFLVNKGYLDHTKCHRLTTQGIYVLQCGDPQGTGMGGPGYTIPDENLKDSRLKGDVYPAGTVAMANQFNAQTGEGKNSGGSQFFLVFQDSPLPANYTPFGTISEAGMKVLTKIAKAGENTGMGDGTPNATVVINKATVKKS, from the coding sequence GTGGTCAGCCAGGAGCAGCGGCGGCGTCAGCTCGCCCGGGAGAAGTTCTTGCGGCAGCAGCAGCGGCGTACGTCCGCGCGGCGCCAGGCACGAGTCCGCAACGCCGTGATCGCTTCGGTGCTCGGCGTGATCCTGGTGGGCAGTGTGGCGCTCTACACGACCGACGTCCTCAAGGGCGACGACAAGAAGGACAACGCGAGCGCGGAGGTGACCCCGAGCGCCTCGCCCAGCAAGGCGCCGGACCCGTGCGAGAAGGCGGCCGAGGGCAAGGTCAAGGAGCTCACCTTCAAGAAGGAGCCCGCGATCACCGTCGACAAGGCCGCGAAGTACACGATGGATCTGCAGACGACCTGCGGTTCCATCCCCATAACGATGGACGCGGCGAAGGCCCCGCACACCGTCAACTCGTTCAACTTCCTGGTGAACAAGGGCTACTTGGACCACACCAAGTGCCACCGGCTCACCACGCAGGGCATCTACGTGCTGCAGTGCGGTGACCCGCAGGGCACCGGCATGGGCGGTCCGGGCTACACGATCCCGGACGAGAACCTGAAGGACTCGCGTCTCAAGGGCGATGTGTACCCGGCGGGGACGGTCGCGATGGCGAACCAGTTCAACGCGCAGACGGGCGAGGGCAAGAACAGCGGCGGCAGCCAGTTCTTCCTCGTCTTCCAGGACAGCCCGCTTCCGGCCAACTACACGCCGTTCGGCACGATCTCCGAGGCGGGGATGAAGGTCCTCACGAAGATCGCCAAGGCCGGTGAGAACACGGGAATGGGTGATGGGACGCCCAACGCGACCGTCGTGATCAACAAGGCGACTGTCAAGAAGTCCTGA
- a CDS encoding DUF349 domain-containing protein → MSSDPWGRVDETGTVYVRTADGEQVVGSWQAGSPEEALAYFERKYEGLVVEIGLLEKRVKTTDLSAKDAQAAIGHIREQVDAHHAVGDLDALKVRLDKLVETVEARREERKQQRAKQSDEARHAKEALVTEAEELAQSDQWRAAGERLRALVDTWKGLPRLDRKSDDELWHRFSHARSAFSKRRKAHFAQLDSQREDARKTKEKLVAEAEALSNSTDWGPTAARYRELMADWKAAGRAQREHEDDLWNRFRGAQDVFFAARSSVFAERDAEQAENLKLKEELAGEAEKILPVTDLKTARAAFRSVNERWEAIGHVPRDARPKVEGRMHAVERAIQEAEEAEWRRTNPEARARAAGLTGQLQAAVDKLTSQIEAARTQGNNARADKLQKELDGRQALLDQALKGLQEFGG, encoded by the coding sequence GTGAGCAGCGACCCGTGGGGCCGCGTCGACGAGACGGGGACCGTGTACGTGCGTACGGCCGACGGCGAGCAGGTCGTCGGTTCCTGGCAGGCCGGCTCCCCTGAGGAGGCGCTGGCCTACTTCGAGCGCAAGTACGAAGGCCTGGTTGTCGAAATCGGCCTCCTCGAGAAGCGCGTGAAGACCACCGACCTGTCGGCGAAGGACGCGCAGGCCGCGATCGGCCACATTCGGGAGCAGGTGGACGCGCACCACGCGGTCGGTGACCTGGACGCGCTGAAGGTGCGGCTGGACAAGCTCGTCGAGACCGTCGAGGCACGCCGCGAGGAGCGCAAGCAGCAGCGGGCGAAGCAGTCCGACGAGGCTCGGCACGCCAAGGAGGCCCTGGTCACCGAGGCGGAGGAGCTGGCCCAGTCCGATCAGTGGCGGGCCGCCGGTGAGCGGCTGCGCGCGCTGGTGGACACCTGGAAGGGTCTGCCGCGGCTGGACCGCAAGTCCGACGACGAGCTCTGGCACCGCTTCTCGCACGCCCGCTCGGCGTTCTCCAAGCGTCGCAAGGCCCACTTCGCGCAGCTCGACTCGCAGCGTGAGGACGCCCGCAAGACCAAGGAGAAGCTGGTCGCGGAGGCCGAGGCGCTGTCGAACTCGACCGACTGGGGTCCCACGGCGGCGCGCTACCGCGAGCTGATGGCCGACTGGAAGGCCGCGGGCCGCGCCCAGCGCGAGCATGAGGACGACCTGTGGAACCGCTTCCGCGGCGCCCAGGACGTCTTCTTCGCCGCCCGCAGCTCCGTGTTCGCCGAGCGCGACGCGGAGCAGGCCGAGAACCTCAAGCTCAAGGAGGAGCTGGCCGGGGAGGCGGAGAAGATCCTGCCGGTCACGGACCTGAAGACGGCCCGTGCCGCCTTCCGCTCGGTCAACGAGCGCTGGGAGGCCATCGGCCATGTGCCGCGCGACGCCCGCCCGAAGGTAGAGGGCCGGATGCACGCGGTCGAGCGGGCCATCCAGGAGGCCGAGGAAGCGGAGTGGCGCCGCACCAACCCGGAGGCCCGCGCCCGCGCGGCCGGCCTCACGGGCCAGCTCCAGGCCGCCGTCGACAAGCTGACGAGCCAGATCGAGGCCGCTCGTACCCAGGGCAACAACGCCAGGGCCGACAAGCTCCAGAAGGAACTGGACGGCCGCCAGGCCCTGCTGGACCAGGCGCTGAAGGGTCTGCAGGAGTTCGGCGGCTGA
- a CDS encoding RelA/SpoT family protein, which produces MADEAQHLTAAKPESASGPAAKPAQNPTKANPAPSAQGSVEHAQSAPADKAAGPSRPKPAPAERPAPEPTPAPPARPAATGQPARSGSSNRVRARLARLGVQRSNPYNPVLEPLLRIVRSNDPKIETATLRQIEKAYQVAERWHRGQKRKSGDPYITHPLAVTTILAELGMDPATLMAGLLHDTVEDTEYGLDQLRRDFGDSVALLVDGVTKLDKVKFGEAAQAETVRKMVVAMAKDPRVLVIKLADRLHNMRTMRYLKREKQEKKARETLEIYAPLAHRLGMNTIKWELEDLAFAILYPKMYDEIVRLVAERAPKRDEYLAIVTDEVQADLRAARIKATVTGRPKHYYSVYQKMIVRGRDFAEIYDLVGIRVLVDTVRDCYAALGTVHARWNPVPGRFKDYIAMPKFNMYQSLHTTVIGPNGKPVELQIRTFDMHRRAEYGIAAHWKYKQEAVAGASKVRSDAPRSTGKDDHLNDMAWLRQLLDWQKETEDPSEFLESLRFDLSRNEVFVFTPKGDVIALPASATPVDFAYAVHTEVGHRTIGARVNGRLVPLESTLDNGDLVEVFTSKAAGAGPSRDWLGFVKSPRARNKIRAWFSKERRDEAIEQGKDAIVRAMRKQNLPIQRILTGDSLVTLAHEMRYPDISALYAAIGEGHVSAQSVVQKLVQALGGEEAATEEIDESVPPSRGRGRKRRGSNDPGVVVKGVDDVWVKLARCCTPVPGDPIIGFVTRGSGVSVHRNDCVNIESLSREPERILEVEWAPTQSSVFLVAIQVEALDRSRLLSDVTRVLSDQHVNILSAAVQTSRDRVATSRFTFEMGDPKHLGHVLKAVRGVEGVYDVYRVTSARRP; this is translated from the coding sequence TTGGCAGACGAGGCCCAGCACCTGACCGCCGCCAAGCCCGAGTCCGCCTCGGGCCCCGCGGCCAAGCCCGCGCAGAACCCGACGAAGGCGAACCCCGCCCCGTCCGCGCAGGGTTCGGTCGAGCACGCCCAGTCCGCGCCCGCCGACAAGGCCGCCGGGCCGTCGCGCCCCAAGCCCGCCCCCGCCGAACGCCCCGCGCCCGAGCCCACCCCGGCGCCCCCGGCCCGCCCCGCCGCCACGGGCCAGCCCGCCCGCTCCGGCTCCTCCAACCGCGTACGCGCCCGGCTCGCCCGCCTCGGCGTGCAGCGCTCCAACCCGTACAACCCGGTCCTGGAACCGCTGCTGCGGATCGTGCGCAGCAACGACCCGAAGATCGAGACGGCGACGCTCCGCCAGATCGAGAAGGCCTACCAGGTCGCCGAGCGCTGGCACCGCGGCCAGAAGCGCAAGAGCGGCGACCCGTACATCACGCACCCGCTCGCCGTCACCACCATCCTCGCCGAGCTGGGCATGGATCCGGCGACTCTGATGGCGGGCCTGCTGCACGACACGGTCGAGGACACCGAGTACGGCCTCGACCAGCTCCGCCGCGACTTCGGCGACTCCGTCGCCCTCCTCGTGGACGGCGTCACCAAGCTGGACAAGGTCAAGTTCGGCGAGGCAGCCCAGGCCGAGACCGTGCGCAAGATGGTCGTCGCCATGGCCAAGGACCCGCGCGTCCTGGTCATCAAGCTCGCCGACCGCCTGCACAACATGCGCACCATGCGCTACCTCAAGCGTGAGAAGCAGGAGAAGAAGGCGCGCGAGACCCTGGAGATCTACGCGCCGCTCGCCCACCGCCTGGGTATGAACACCATCAAGTGGGAGCTGGAGGACCTCGCCTTCGCGATCCTCTATCCCAAGATGTACGACGAGATCGTACGGCTGGTGGCCGAGCGGGCACCGAAGCGTGACGAGTACCTGGCCATAGTGACCGACGAGGTCCAGGCCGACCTGCGCGCCGCCCGCATCAAGGCGACCGTCACCGGCCGCCCCAAGCACTACTACAGCGTCTACCAGAAGATGATCGTCCGCGGCCGTGACTTCGCGGAGATCTACGACCTGGTCGGCATCCGCGTCCTGGTGGACACCGTCCGCGACTGCTACGCGGCCCTGGGTACCGTCCACGCCCGCTGGAACCCGGTTCCGGGGCGGTTCAAGGACTACATCGCGATGCCCAAGTTCAACATGTACCAGTCGCTGCACACGACGGTCATCGGGCCCAACGGCAAGCCGGTCGAACTCCAGATCCGTACGTTCGACATGCACCGCCGCGCCGAGTACGGCATCGCCGCGCACTGGAAGTACAAGCAGGAGGCCGTCGCCGGCGCCTCCAAGGTGCGTTCGGACGCGCCCAGGAGCACCGGCAAGGACGACCACCTCAACGACATGGCGTGGCTGCGGCAGCTCCTCGACTGGCAGAAGGAGACCGAGGACCCCAGCGAGTTCCTGGAGTCGCTGCGCTTCGACCTGTCGCGCAACGAGGTCTTCGTCTTCACGCCGAAGGGCGACGTGATAGCGCTGCCGGCCAGTGCGACCCCCGTCGACTTCGCGTACGCGGTCCACACCGAGGTCGGCCACCGCACCATAGGCGCCCGGGTCAACGGCCGACTGGTACCCCTCGAATCCACCCTCGACAACGGCGACCTGGTGGAGGTCTTCACCTCCAAGGCGGCCGGCGCGGGCCCGTCCCGCGACTGGCTCGGCTTCGTGAAGTCCCCCCGGGCCCGCAACAAGATCCGCGCATGGTTCTCCAAGGAGCGCCGCGACGAGGCCATCGAGCAGGGCAAGGACGCCATCGTCCGCGCCATGCGCAAGCAGAACCTGCCGATCCAGCGCATCCTCACCGGCGACTCCCTGGTCACGCTCGCCCACGAGATGCGCTACCCGGACATCTCCGCGCTGTACGCGGCCATAGGCGAAGGCCATGTCTCCGCGCAGAGCGTGGTGCAGAAGCTCGTCCAGGCCCTCGGCGGCGAGGAGGCGGCCACCGAGGAGATCGACGAGTCCGTACCGCCCAGCCGAGGCCGTGGCCGCAAGCGGCGCGGCAGCAACGACCCCGGTGTGGTGGTCAAGGGCGTCGACGACGTCTGGGTCAAGCTCGCCCGCTGCTGTACGCCCGTCCCCGGCGACCCCATCATCGGCTTCGTCACCCGAGGCAGTGGCGTATCGGTTCACCGCAACGACTGCGTCAACATCGAGTCGCTGTCTCGTGAACCCGAGCGCATCCTCGAGGTCGAGTGGGCGCCCACCCAGTCCTCGGTCTTCCTCGTCGCGATACAGGTCGAGGCCCTGGACCGCTCCCGCCTGCTGTCGGACGTCACCCGCGTCCTGTCCGACCAGCACGTCAACATCCTGTCGGCGGCCGTCCAGACCTCCCGCGACCGCGTCGCCACCTCCCGCTTCACCTTCGAGATGGGCGACCCGAAGCACCTCGGCCACGTCCTGAAGGCCGTACGGGGCGTGGAGGGCGTCTACGACGTGTACCGGGTGACGTCGGCGCGCAGGCCCTAG
- a CDS encoding adenine phosphoribosyltransferase, with amino-acid sequence MTELAEVTTLLLSRIRDVADYPEPGVMFKDITPLLADPAAFTALTDALAELTVRHGATKIVGLEARGFILGAPAAVRAGVGFIPVRKAGKLPGATLSQAYDLEYGSAEIEVHAEDLVAGDRVMVIDDVLATGGTAEASIQLIRRAGAQVAGVAVLMELSFLAGRQRLDSALAGAPLEALITV; translated from the coding sequence ATGACCGAGCTCGCAGAAGTCACGACGCTGCTGCTCAGCCGCATCCGCGACGTCGCGGACTACCCGGAACCGGGCGTGATGTTCAAGGACATCACCCCGCTGCTGGCCGACCCGGCGGCGTTCACCGCGCTGACAGACGCGCTGGCGGAGCTGACCGTGCGGCACGGCGCCACGAAGATCGTCGGCCTGGAGGCCCGGGGCTTCATCCTGGGCGCCCCGGCCGCCGTCCGGGCGGGCGTCGGCTTCATCCCCGTACGCAAGGCGGGCAAGCTCCCCGGAGCCACGCTCAGCCAGGCGTACGACCTGGAGTACGGCTCCGCCGAGATCGAGGTGCACGCCGAGGACCTGGTCGCGGGCGACCGTGTCATGGTTATCGACGACGTCCTCGCCACCGGCGGTACCGCCGAGGCCTCCATCCAGCTCATCCGCCGCGCGGGCGCCCAGGTGGCGGGCGTCGCGGTCCTGATGGAGCTGTCCTTCCTGGCGGGCCGGCAGCGACTGGACTCCGCGTTGGCCGGGGCACCGCTGGAGGCCCTGATCACCGTCTGA